The genomic DNA ATCAGAAGAAGGGAAAAAAACCGAAGCAATAAATTACAAAAATTATGGTGATAATTATCTTAAGAATAAAAAATATCAAGCTGCGATAGTTAATTACAAAAAAGCCTTAAAAATACAACCCGATCTAAACAGTGCGCTGGGAAATCTCGGTATCACTTACAGCCAGATGAAAAAGTATGATAAAGCAATCCTGACCTTTAAAAAGCTTTTAAAAAAAAATCCGAAACATGCTTCCACGATTTATTTTAATCTTGCTGAACAATATAAAAAAAAAGGCAACCTTGATCTAGCAATCAAATATTACAATATTTCAGCCGAATCAGATCCTTTCCCGATGTATTCGTATCGATACCTGGGAAATTTATTCTTACAAAATAATCAACTTGATGATGCCATTGATGCATTCCAAAAATCGATAGATAATAGTCTTACCTTGAACAATTCATATTTTGGTTCTTTAAAAAGAGAAAAAGAACTTTATCTGGATAAACCTGAATTTTTAGAAATAATACTCTCCTTATCAA from Candidatus Cloacimonadota bacterium includes the following:
- a CDS encoding tetratricopeptide repeat protein, which codes for MLFLSSTIPVKKKNPEEKIVRNSFLTIWGLLIIFGIFSIINPLWLQNLSEEGKKTEAINYKNYGDNYLKNKKYQAAIVNYKKALKIQPDLNSALGNLGITYSQMKKYDKAILTFKKLLKKNPKHASTIYFNLAEQYKKKGNLDLAIKYYNISAESDPFPMYSYRYLGNLFLQNNQLDDAIDAFQKSIDNSLTLNNSYFGSLKREKELYLDKPEFLEIILSLSKENEPNAEKRFDNNIFEEMLKKDKEIAKAHNFLGYAYSMKKDFPQATAHYQKALEIWPEFEDARKNLEKIRSYQNLKLEKE